The genomic DNA gcataatagaactttaacaaaagctttaaaaaatatatattctaatgtttgaagcccatatcactgtatttatgatagacaacaatttaccatacacaaagaaactaatggaatgagcaattgtaaatattttgagaaaatatgacatgatttatactggggacgcaaaaggcaccatataaaaaaaatgacccatatatatatatatatatatatatatatatatatatatatatatatatacatatatatatatatatatatatatatatatatatatatatatatatatatatatatatatatatatatatatatatatatatatatatatatatatatatatatatacatatatatatatatatatatatatatacatatatatatatatatatatatacatatatatatatatatatatatatatatatatatatatatatatatatatatattatatatatatatatatatatatatatatatatatatatatatatatgtatatatatatatatatataatttttttttagggggtgtggggaaaaagcaACATTTGAtttgtgttgtattgtatttCTATTAACTGTGTGCAAATGAAAActtcaataaacaaatgtttctgAGACTCCATGGTTATGAATGAGTTTGGAGGCCCCGCCTCCACCACTGACCAGACCTCTCCTCTCAACCCTACCCCACCCCACCACCCCACCACCACCCCACCTCCCTCGGATGCTGCCGGTAGCCCTGCCCAGAATAAAATGCTGGGTTGGGTCAGACGCTGCTCCCACTGAGGAGGAGAGTGCCTGGCTGGCTGCACACGAAGCCAGAAGAGCGTGAGGCCGTCGGCTTGCTGCTTCACTGCCCCGTGCGAGCGAGCTGACATACACACTCGCCCGCGCCGACGCTCACTctgacacacacgcgcacacacacacacacacacacacacacacacacacacacacacacacacacacacacacacacacacacacacacacacacacacacacacacacacacacacacacacacacacacacacacacacacacacacacacacacacagctgtctGCCTCCCGCTCCCTCtcttggtaacacacactaacacacacgcacacacagtcagTCAGTCATCAACCCTCATTCAACTCCCTCCCAGCCACGGGTCAGCAGCTCAGACAGGCACCTTGTTCCTCTCCATCTGGAAAGAGCAGAGCATCgcaaggtgcacacacacacacacacacacacatgcatgcacacacacttacacacattttCACCCATATATAAACACCAACACACAAGCATCATCCTTCAACCTGCCGGACTTTTATCTTTGGACCGGGAAGGCGGACTTCATTCTGAGGAGCAACTTTTTAACAATGTGAAAAGCCAGGAGATGACCTCTGGAGGAACTTCGACAAGCTTGTTGCAGTAGGacgcaaaaaaaacaacccatcTCCTCGCCATCCATCCTTCTGCTGGGACGTCTCCCCCATCATCAGCATGCCTACAGCTTGCACAATAAGGTGCACCTCGGGAGTGTGACCCACCATGTGCAGATGGACGCCATCCCGAGCTCACCTCCATCCTCCTGAAGACGCTCGCAGGCGACGACGACCTCCGCCGCCGCCGCCCAGCGCGGCCTCCCTCTGCCTGACATGCATGGCCGTACTCCTGGCGGCTGCAGGCGTCGCCTCCGGGGCCTGCCCCCCCAGGTTGGGCCACGAACCCCTCCAGGTGGTGGCGGGCGGCGTGAACTGCTCGTGGACTTTGGAGAGGCACACCCGCAGTTACAACCACCTCGAGGGCGACGTGAGGCTGCGGCGGCTTTACTCGGCCAACAAGTTCTTCCTGTGCATTGACAAAACGGGCAAGGTGGACGGCACGCGGCGGAAAAACTACGCAGACAGTAAGTGACGTTTTATTTTTATGGTTGGACTTTCTTATCTGCTTATCTTTTATGGCCCTTACAAAGGGATATCCTGTAGCTTCCTGTGTTGTGTTTAGAGCACCAGACGCGCGTTGCTAGGTAAGTCGCCCCGGTGCGAATTTAGACTCCTCATGGGacggaggactttttttcttcttcttctcgttgGGCGCGGAAAACAAAAACAGACACCAGGGATTCACTCGTCCAAGCTGTGAAGAAAGTGCATCCATTGTAAGTAGCAGGTGGACATCCTGTGGACTGTCATGTGTGGGTTGTCTGCCTTCCACGGGGATGCTGAGGCGAGCATTCTTTAATGATGCTGTTGTTTCAATAGAGACACTGCATAGTAGtaccatatattttggtactttttggtacttttctaaataaaggggaccacaacattttctattattggctttatttgaacaaaaaatcttacggtaaattaaacatatgtttcttattgcaagtttgtccttaaataaaatagtgaacatacaagacaacttgtcttttattattaagtaagcaaacaaaggctcctaatttagtctgctgacatatgccgcattttccattctattattttgtcaacattatcaaggacaagtggtagaaaatgaattattaatctacttgttcaaaatgaattattaatctacttgttcatttactgttaatatctgcttactttctctttttaacatgttctatctacacttttgttaaaatgtaataatcacttattcttccgttgtttgatactttacattagttttggatgataccacaaatttgggtatcaatccgataccaagtagttacaggactcatacattggtcatatttagagATGTCAGGCCGGCCTGATAATCGGCCGatgaatgcgttaaaatgtaatatcggaaattatcggtatcgtttttttattatcggtatctattttttttttattttttttacattaaatctacataaaaaacacaagatacacttacaattagtgcaccaacccaaaaaacctccctcccccattcacactcattcacacaaaagggttgtttctttctgttattaatattctggttcctacattaaatatcaatatatatcaatacagtctgcaagggatacagtccgtaagcacacatgatggtgcgtgctgctggtccacgaatagtactaacctttaacagttaattttactcattttcattaattactagtttatatgtaactgtttttatattgttttactttcttttttttttaagaaaatgtttttaatttatttatctcattttattttataaattttttaaaaaggaccttatcttcaccatacgtggttgtccaaattaggcataataatgtgttaattccacaactgtatatatcggtatcggttgatatccggtatcggcaattaagagttggacaatatcggaatattggatattggcaaaaagccattatcggatatccctagtcatattcaaagtcttcatgtgtccagggacgtatttccttaacatcatttaaaaaaaaaaaaaaaaaatatcgacgtaatcatagctataaataaatgataaatgggttatacttgtatagcgcttttctaccttcaaggtactcaaagcgctttgacagtatttccacattcacccattcacacacacattcacacactgccatgcaaggcgctaaccagcagccatcaggagcaagggtgaagtgtcttgcccaaggacacaacggacatgactaggatggtagaaggtggggattgaaccccagtaaccagcaaccctccgattgctggcacggccactctaccaacttcgccacgccgcccccctagctcctgtacttggtatctttACAGTGGATGTAAGGTGTAGATccagcgtttgtttacattttgacgccagtgagctacggtgtgtagtgaaacatgttaagctattcctcgtcctgcagggacgatacttgtaagaaacttacttggtaacactttagtataggggaacatattgtaagtaaccaaaacttaatttagagttatttgggtaGGGTcatggttagagggttagggtggttgtataataaggccatgcagaataaggcattaataagtacttaataatgactaattaagagccaatatgttactaatttgcatgttaataagcaactaattaatggtgaatatgttccccatactaaagtgttaccacttactttatttgtcaccatgggggtgaggattagtgatttagaagtagctaaaacactaccgacTGCGGCTGAACTTTAGCCATGTCTtatagcacctcttcctgagggcatttcagtgttctaacttcacctttatcgttagtttttaaaccaaaatgagtctgttctcccttttcagtctacacacattgtgtctgcttataagtactccgtgattgtgcgctgccgaacatgctcctctgctcgtaaaccagcaatgtactgtactaataccggtataccgtacaaccctactgcatAGGCTTAAGTATTTTCTCTGACTGCTCCTTGCACTCTAATGATCTCTTTTAAAATGCCTAATAGTCCTCAAAAAACAAACTTTGCGGCTTTTATATGTGACACAAACTTGTATGCAAGAGAACCAGCGACTAGCCAGACAGTTTGGTTGTGTGCTCGCGGTCAGGAGGACACCTGAGAAGTGCAGCGGCCGCACCTCATTGTGTCCGTCAATGGATGTCTTTCAGACATTTGACCAGGTCAGAGGAGCTGACTCATGAGCTGACCTCGCCCCCACGTCCGTCTGCCTCTGACTGACAGGCGGGCCCACAGTCATGCCTCTgactgtaatatttatgtatttgttaatagcttttttttgttgttgacacGAGTGTGGTTGAGTCAGAGTTTTTCCACATGGCTACCCGAGGTTGATGGGGAAGGCAGCAGCTGTTGTGTTAAAGTTGTTGCCACTGTTCCAACGTGTGAGTGACATTTGCTAACCCGTCCAAAAGGAGGCACCTGTAAGTACTTTCAAAACCATGATCCAACCTTGTGACTAAGTCAAGTTGAGGCGACTCATGATGGTACAACAaggtttatatttaaaaaaaaaaaaaaaaaaaaaaaaaaaaaaaaatatatatatatatatatatatatatatatatatatatatatatatatatatatatatatatatatatatatatatatatatatatatatatatatacatatgtatatatatatatatatacatatatatatatgatatgattATGattcaatatgtatatatatatatatatatatatatatatatatatatatatatatatatatatatatatatatatatatatatatatatatatatatatatatatatatatatatatatatatatatatatatatatatatatatggcagcacggtggaagaggggttagtgcgtctgcctcacaatacaaaggtcctgagtagtcgtgagttcaatccctattccaggatagagatgctcaccatgggtacagtctaagaggaaacaacaaattatatttgcctaaatttagaacaactttaaagtcaatgtgcatttcagtgttctaacatgattcaatttaaaagactgtttaaaaaagaagtactgaagaagtacgaggacgaaagagagtgatgccctcagcacagagcgatgggagagaggtgtatggtcagagagtgtttgggcctgtgtgtgtatgtgtgtgtgtgtgtgtgtgtgtgtgtgtgtgtgtgtgtgtgtgtgtgtgtgtgtgtgtgttttgtctcgtcttgaaTTGTCtcaaagtaacagtggtactatcgtattgttagtgtacaggagcttttcttgtttttgtttgtatagtattgttcttgtattacattgtttatgttaaatgtggaatgagtgagaggggttgggatattataagcatttgcttcatccaaccccttttcaagccttgcataaatgtctctgccaaaatgtacaaaaaaatgttttgttgtactgtgcaggtttgaaataaatacttcaattcaattcaattcaattcaatcccggcctcgggatctttctgtgtggagtttgcatgttctccccgtgactgcgtgggttccctccgggtactccggcttcctcccacctccaaagacatgcacctggggataggttgattggcaacactaaattggccctagtgtgtgaatgtaaatgtgtgaatgttgtctgtctacctgtgttggccctgcgatgaggtggcgacttgtccagggtgtaccccgccttccgcccgattgtagctgagataggctccagcgccccccgcgaccccgaagggaataagcggtagaaaatggatggatggatggatatatatatatattagggctgcaacaactaatcgattaaatcgattaaaatcgattattaaaatagttgccgattaatttagtcatcgattcgttggatccatgctatgcgcatgcgcagtttttttgtttttttaaaattaaattctttattttttatttttatttttaataaacctttatttataaactgcaacatttacaaacagctgagaaacaataatcaaaataagtatggtgccagtatgctgtttttttttcaataaaatactggataggatagaaatgtagtttgtctcttttatccgattattaatcgattaatcgaagtaatcgacagattaatcgattatcaaattcatctttaattgcagccctaatatatatatatatatatatatatatatatatatatatatatatatatatatatatatatatatatatatatatatatatatatatatatatatatatatatatatatatatatatagtcaaactttctgtggtttatttgttatacagtgctcaataccgggatagagcggaatatacgttaggtcaggaaaaaacacatttcATCCCGACAGGCCTGTTTCGTAGGTAtcactgctcttcaggggattttataaaattttATGAAAAACTTTGCAATGGAAAACGAGTGAATTGACAGTagggattttataaaatcccctgaagagcagtgaaacctgcgaaacatccatccattcattttctaccacttatccctttcggctggagcctatctcagctacaatcgggcggaaggcggggtacaccctggacaagtcgccacctcatcgcagggccaacacagatagacagacgacattcacactcacattcacactcacattcacacactagggccaatttagtgttgccaatcaacctatccccaggtgcatgtctttggaggtgggaggaagccggagtacccggagggaacccacgcagtcacagggagaacatgaaaactccacacagaaagatcccgagcgcaggatcgaacccgggacctttgtattgtgaggcagacgcattaACCACTCTACCACCATGC from Entelurus aequoreus isolate RoL-2023_Sb linkage group LG27, RoL_Eaeq_v1.1, whole genome shotgun sequence includes the following:
- the fgf22 gene encoding fibroblast growth factor 22 is translated as MCRWTPSRAHLHPPEDARRRRRPPPPPPSAASLCLTCMAVLLAAAGVASGACPPRLGHEPLQVVAGGVNCSWTLERHTRSYNHLEGDVRLRRLYSANKFFLCIDKTGKVDGTRRKNYADSLMEIRSVSVGVVAIKSVSTGLYLAMSKKGTLFGSIKYNPSCKFKERIEENGYNTYASLRWKHGGRQMFVSLNGRGKPRRGHKARRRHPSTHFLPMLPS